The genomic DNA CCGGAATGATAATCAAATGATGAATCTTGTTTTTTCCTTCAACTTCAGTCGTCAAGATAAAATCCATATCATCAGATGAATATATTCCTTCACCGGTAGGGACAGTGCTCCGCTCGATAATGTCCAACCATCCAGGATGGAATGCATCTCCGGTTCCCAGAAGTTGCAGACCTTTCAATTTGGATTTTGGAGCCATGTTTTTAATCAGCATGTCTTTAGAAGATGCCATTGAAAAACAACTGTGAATGTGAAAATCAGCATTTACCAACATGGTTAAATGTTAGAAATTATTATTATATTAATCTATTCAAAATCGCCTTAACATCACAAAAAGGCATTTTATCATTTTTCGGAATTAAATCAACAGTTAAATCATCAGGATTTGAATCCTTTAAATCTTTTAAAAAACAGTTTGTTTTATCAATTAATGATATTAGCTCATCCCTGTTTGTTGGGTATTTGAGTCTTAGTGTTGGAATATCCAAATCATTGACAATTTTAACTTCCAGAGAATGGGCGTTATTGCAGGAATTGCCTCCAAATAAAATCAGATCATTTAAAGCATCATACATTTTAGGATGACTTTTTGGACGTTTTCCTATTATGATTGCGGCATCTGCCTTGTCAATGATGCGTGAAAACAGATATAATCTTCCCCTTACGCCAGATGGCAGTTCACTTGAACAGTATGTGTTAATCAAATTGTCAAAAGCAAAATTACCCTCGCAAATATCCATATTGTCATTTCTGGAAAAATTCGAAGGAGATAAATAAGTATGTCCGTTCCTTTCAATCAACGGAATAACAATCATAGATGCATCGGGTACAACTATAACATTCATAAAAAAAGTAAAATTATATATTGGAATCTATCCAATATATCTTAAATCGTCGGCATTGCCCGCATTAGCTTTATTAATTAAATCCTGTTCCATTTGTTGAGCTTTAGCAATCATTTGCCTTGTTTCTTCAGCTCTTTCTTCAA from Methanobrevibacter sp. includes the following:
- a CDS encoding DUF2112 family protein, with amino-acid sequence MNVIVVPDASMIVIPLIERNGHTYLSPSNFSRNDNMDICEGNFAFDNLINTYCSSELPSGVRGRLYLFSRIIDKADAAIIIGKRPKSHPKMYDALNDLILFGGNSCNNAHSLEVKIVNDLDIPTLRLKYPTNRDELISLIDKTNCFLKDLKDSNPDDLTVDLIPKNDKMPFCDVKAILNRLI